From the Saimiri boliviensis isolate mSaiBol1 chromosome X, mSaiBol1.pri, whole genome shotgun sequence genome, one window contains:
- the LOC101044925 gene encoding cancer/testis antigen 1-like has translation MQARDQTTGGSSGDADGPGGPDVPGGPGGNAGGPGEAGAAGGRAPQGSGAARASGPEGGDPQGPSGGGASAQNGSCPFGARGPDSRLLQFHITMPFLSPMEAELARTILARDAAQLPRPGEVLKDFTVSGNLLVIRLAAADPRQLQVSIGSCLQQLSLLMWIMQTFVPVFLALLSSGQRS, from the exons ATGCAGGCCAGAGACCAGACCACAGGGGGCTCATCGGGCGATGCTGATGGCCCAGGAGGCCCTGACGTTCCTGGCGGCCCAGGGGGCAATGCTGGCGGCCCAGGAGAGGCGGGTGCCGCTGGCGGCAGGGCTCCCCAAGGCTCAGGGGCAGCAAGGGCCTCGGGGCCGGAAGGAGGTGACCCTCAGGGGCCAAGTGGCGGAGGGGCTTCTGCCCAGAATGGAAGCTGCCCGTTTGGGGCCAGGGGGCCAGACAGCCGCCTGCTTCAGTT CCACATCACGATGCCTTTCCTTTCGCCCATGGAAGCGGAGCTGGCCCGCACGATCCTGGCCCGGGATGCCGCACAGCTCCCTCGACCAGGGGAGGTTCTGAAGGATTTCACCGTTTCCGGCAACCTACTGGTTAT CCGACTGGCTGCTGCAGATCCGCGCCAACTCCAAGTCTCCATCGGCTCCTGTCTCCAGCAGCTTTCCCTGTTGATGTGGATCATGCAGACCTTTGTGCCCGTGTTTTTGGCTCTGCTTTCCTCAGGACAGAGGAGCTAA